The following proteins are co-located in the Anomalospiza imberbis isolate Cuckoo-Finch-1a 21T00152 chromosome 1, ASM3175350v1, whole genome shotgun sequence genome:
- the LRP12 gene encoding low-density lipoprotein receptor-related protein 12 isoform X1, with protein MAPWGSAEGSPAWRSAQLLLLVVSCCGNGALAEHSENVHISGVSTACGDIPEQIRSPSGTITSPGWPSEYPARINCSWYIHANPGEIITISFQDFDVQGSRRCSSDWLTIGSYKNTEGYRACGSSIPSPYISSQDHVWIRFHSDDSISRKGFRLAYFAGKSDEPSCDCDQFHCANGKCIPESWKCNNMDECGDNSDEEMCAKANPPTASSFQPCTNDQFQCLSRFTKLYTCLPESLKCDGNIDCLDLGDEIDCDVPTCGQWLKYFYGTFSSPNYPDFYPPGSNCTWLIDTGDHRKVILRFTDFKLDGTGYGDYVKIYDGLEENPRRLLRVLTAFDSHAPLTVVSSSGQIRVHFCADKVNAARGFNATYQVDGFCLPWEIPCGGNWGCYTEQQRCDGYWHCPNGRDETNCTMCQRDEFPCSRNGVCYPRSDRCNYQNHCPNGSDEKNCFFCQPGNFHCKNNRCVFESWVCDSQDDCGDGSDEENCPVIVPTRVITAAVIGSLICGLLLVIALGCTCKLYSLRMFERRSFETHLSRVEAELLRREAPPSYGQLIAQGLIPPVEDFPVCSPNQASVLENLRLAVRSQLGFTSIRLPMAGRSSNIWNRIFNFARSRHSGSLALVSADGDDVASQSTNREAERSNTHRSLFSVESDDTDTENERRDTAGAVGGVAATLPQKVPPATAIEATVGACGSSSAQGSSSSTTDGGREVTSVEPPSTSPARHQLSSALSRMTQGLRWVRFTLGRSSSVNQNQSPLRQLDNGVSGREEDDDVEMLIPVSDVASDFDMNDCSRPLLDLSSDQGPGLRQPYSAAHHSVRSCSRDGPCESCGIVHTAQIPDTCLEATVKNETSDDEALLLC; from the exons GAAATGGTGCTCTTGCAGAACATTCTGAAAATGTGCATATTTCAGGAGTGTCAACGG CTTgtggagatattccagaacaAATTCGATCACCAAGCGGGACAATCACGAGTCCAGGGTGGCCCTCTGAGTATCCTGCCCGAATTAATTGTAGCTGGTACATCCATGCCAACCCAGGGGAGATCATTACTATAAG ctTTCAAGATTTTGATGTTCAGGGATCTCGACGATGCAGCTCAGACTGGTTAACAATTGGAAGCTACAAGAACACTGAAGGCTATAGAGCATGTGGCTCTTCCATTCCCTCGCCATACATCTCTTCACAGGATCATGTTTGGATAAGGTTTCATTCAGATGATAGCATCTCCAGAAAAGGCTTCAGATTAGCCTACTTTGCTG gGAAATCTGATGAACCAAGTTGTGATTGTGACCAGTTTCATTGTGCTAATGGGAAGTGTATTCCAGAAAGTTGGAAATGTAACAATATGGATGAATGTGGAGACAACTCAGATGAAGAAATGTGTGCCAAAGCTAATCCTCCGACAGCTTCTTCCTTCCAGCCTTGTACAAACGATCAGTTCCAGTGTCTTTCCCGCTTCACCAAGCTTTACACTTGCCTTCCAGAATCTTTAAAATGTGATGGTAACATTGATTGTCTTGACCTGGGAGATGAAATAGACTGTGATGTGCCAACATGTGGGCAGtggttgaaatatttttatggtaCTTTCAGTTCTCCCAACTATCCTGACTTCTACCCACCTGGCAGCAACTGCACCTGGCTGATAGACACAGGTGATCATCGCAAAGTAATCTTGCGATTCACCGATTTTAAACTTGATGGTACAGGTTATGGAGACTATGTCAAAATATACGATGGATTAGAGGAGAATCCACGGAGACTGTTGCGTGTACTGACAGCATTTGACTCTCATGCTCCCCTCACAGTTGTTTCATCCTCAGGACAGATAAGAGTGCATTTTTGTGCTGACAAAGTGAATGCTGCAAGAGGGTTCAATGCAACATATCAAGTTGATGGCTTCTGTTTGCCCTGGGAAATCCCATGCGGTGGGAATTGGGGGTGCTACACAGAGCAGCAACGCTGCGATGGCTACTGGCACTGTCCAAATGGAAGGGATGAAACCAACTGCACTATGTGCCAAAGAGATGAGTTTCCCTGCTCTCGAAATGGTGTTTGCTACCCTCGTTCAGATCGCTGCAACTACCAGAATCATTGCCCTAATGGTTCGGATGAAAAGAATTGTTTCTTCTGTCAGCCAGGCAATTTTCACTGTAAAAATAACCGCTGTGTGTTTGAGAGCTGGGTTTGTGATTCTCAAGATGACTGTGGCGATGGCAGTGATGAAGAGAATTGCCCAGTCATTGTGCCCACTAGAGTGATAACTGCAGCTGTCATTGGGAGTCTTATTTGTGGATTGCTGCTTGTCATTGCACTGGGATGTACTTGTAAATTGTACTCACTCAGGATGTTTGAGCGAAG atcATTTGAAACTCATTTGTCAAGGGTTGAGGCAGAACTGTTAAGAAGAGAAGCTCCTCCATCCTATGGACAGCTAATTGCCCAGGGTTTAATTCCACCAGTTGAAGATTTCCCTGTTTGTTCCCCAAATCAG GCTTCAGTTCTGGAAAACCTGAGGCTGGCAGTACGATCTCAGCTTGGATTTACCTCAATCAGACTTCCTATGGCTGGCAGATCAAGTAACATTTGGAATcgaatttttaattttgcaagGTCACGTCATTCTGGATCGTTGGCATTGGTCTCGGCGGATGGAGATGATGTTGCCAGCCAAAGTACTAATAGAGAAGCTGAACGAAGTAATACTCATAGAAGTTTGTTTTCAGTTGAATCTGATGATACAGACACAGAAAACGAAAGAAGAGACACAGCAGGAGCAGTTGGTGGTGTTGCTGCCACCTTGCCTCAAAAAGTCCCTCCTGCAACAGCAATAGAAGCAACAGTGGGAGCGTGTGGGAGTTCctctgctcagggcagcagtaGCAGCACCACGGATGGTGGAAGAGAAGTGACAAGTGTAGAGCCCCCAAGCACAAGTCCCGCACGCCACCAGCTCTCGAGCGCACTAAGCCGTATGACTCAAGGCTTACGCTGGGTACGCTTTACTTTAGGGAGATCAAGCTCAGTGAATCAGAACCAAAGTCCTTTGAGACAGCTTGATAATGGGGTAAGTGGAAGAGAAGAGGATGATGATGTTGAAATGTTAATTCCAGTCTCTGATGTAGCATCAGACTTTGACATGAATGACTGTTCAAGACCTCTACTTGATCTCAGCTCAGATCAAGGACCAGGGCTTAGACAGCCTTACAGTGCAGCACATCACAGTGTAAGGTCATGCAGTCGAGATGGCCCCTGTGAGAGCTGTGGCATCGTACACACTGCCCAGATACCCGACACTTGCTTAGAGGCAACAGTGAAAAATGAAACTAGTGACGATGAGGCATTATTACTCTGCTAG
- the LRP12 gene encoding low-density lipoprotein receptor-related protein 12 isoform X2, whose protein sequence is MAPWGSAEGSPAWRSAQLLLLVVSCCACGDIPEQIRSPSGTITSPGWPSEYPARINCSWYIHANPGEIITISFQDFDVQGSRRCSSDWLTIGSYKNTEGYRACGSSIPSPYISSQDHVWIRFHSDDSISRKGFRLAYFAGKSDEPSCDCDQFHCANGKCIPESWKCNNMDECGDNSDEEMCAKANPPTASSFQPCTNDQFQCLSRFTKLYTCLPESLKCDGNIDCLDLGDEIDCDVPTCGQWLKYFYGTFSSPNYPDFYPPGSNCTWLIDTGDHRKVILRFTDFKLDGTGYGDYVKIYDGLEENPRRLLRVLTAFDSHAPLTVVSSSGQIRVHFCADKVNAARGFNATYQVDGFCLPWEIPCGGNWGCYTEQQRCDGYWHCPNGRDETNCTMCQRDEFPCSRNGVCYPRSDRCNYQNHCPNGSDEKNCFFCQPGNFHCKNNRCVFESWVCDSQDDCGDGSDEENCPVIVPTRVITAAVIGSLICGLLLVIALGCTCKLYSLRMFERRSFETHLSRVEAELLRREAPPSYGQLIAQGLIPPVEDFPVCSPNQASVLENLRLAVRSQLGFTSIRLPMAGRSSNIWNRIFNFARSRHSGSLALVSADGDDVASQSTNREAERSNTHRSLFSVESDDTDTENERRDTAGAVGGVAATLPQKVPPATAIEATVGACGSSSAQGSSSSTTDGGREVTSVEPPSTSPARHQLSSALSRMTQGLRWVRFTLGRSSSVNQNQSPLRQLDNGVSGREEDDDVEMLIPVSDVASDFDMNDCSRPLLDLSSDQGPGLRQPYSAAHHSVRSCSRDGPCESCGIVHTAQIPDTCLEATVKNETSDDEALLLC, encoded by the exons CTTgtggagatattccagaacaAATTCGATCACCAAGCGGGACAATCACGAGTCCAGGGTGGCCCTCTGAGTATCCTGCCCGAATTAATTGTAGCTGGTACATCCATGCCAACCCAGGGGAGATCATTACTATAAG ctTTCAAGATTTTGATGTTCAGGGATCTCGACGATGCAGCTCAGACTGGTTAACAATTGGAAGCTACAAGAACACTGAAGGCTATAGAGCATGTGGCTCTTCCATTCCCTCGCCATACATCTCTTCACAGGATCATGTTTGGATAAGGTTTCATTCAGATGATAGCATCTCCAGAAAAGGCTTCAGATTAGCCTACTTTGCTG gGAAATCTGATGAACCAAGTTGTGATTGTGACCAGTTTCATTGTGCTAATGGGAAGTGTATTCCAGAAAGTTGGAAATGTAACAATATGGATGAATGTGGAGACAACTCAGATGAAGAAATGTGTGCCAAAGCTAATCCTCCGACAGCTTCTTCCTTCCAGCCTTGTACAAACGATCAGTTCCAGTGTCTTTCCCGCTTCACCAAGCTTTACACTTGCCTTCCAGAATCTTTAAAATGTGATGGTAACATTGATTGTCTTGACCTGGGAGATGAAATAGACTGTGATGTGCCAACATGTGGGCAGtggttgaaatatttttatggtaCTTTCAGTTCTCCCAACTATCCTGACTTCTACCCACCTGGCAGCAACTGCACCTGGCTGATAGACACAGGTGATCATCGCAAAGTAATCTTGCGATTCACCGATTTTAAACTTGATGGTACAGGTTATGGAGACTATGTCAAAATATACGATGGATTAGAGGAGAATCCACGGAGACTGTTGCGTGTACTGACAGCATTTGACTCTCATGCTCCCCTCACAGTTGTTTCATCCTCAGGACAGATAAGAGTGCATTTTTGTGCTGACAAAGTGAATGCTGCAAGAGGGTTCAATGCAACATATCAAGTTGATGGCTTCTGTTTGCCCTGGGAAATCCCATGCGGTGGGAATTGGGGGTGCTACACAGAGCAGCAACGCTGCGATGGCTACTGGCACTGTCCAAATGGAAGGGATGAAACCAACTGCACTATGTGCCAAAGAGATGAGTTTCCCTGCTCTCGAAATGGTGTTTGCTACCCTCGTTCAGATCGCTGCAACTACCAGAATCATTGCCCTAATGGTTCGGATGAAAAGAATTGTTTCTTCTGTCAGCCAGGCAATTTTCACTGTAAAAATAACCGCTGTGTGTTTGAGAGCTGGGTTTGTGATTCTCAAGATGACTGTGGCGATGGCAGTGATGAAGAGAATTGCCCAGTCATTGTGCCCACTAGAGTGATAACTGCAGCTGTCATTGGGAGTCTTATTTGTGGATTGCTGCTTGTCATTGCACTGGGATGTACTTGTAAATTGTACTCACTCAGGATGTTTGAGCGAAG atcATTTGAAACTCATTTGTCAAGGGTTGAGGCAGAACTGTTAAGAAGAGAAGCTCCTCCATCCTATGGACAGCTAATTGCCCAGGGTTTAATTCCACCAGTTGAAGATTTCCCTGTTTGTTCCCCAAATCAG GCTTCAGTTCTGGAAAACCTGAGGCTGGCAGTACGATCTCAGCTTGGATTTACCTCAATCAGACTTCCTATGGCTGGCAGATCAAGTAACATTTGGAATcgaatttttaattttgcaagGTCACGTCATTCTGGATCGTTGGCATTGGTCTCGGCGGATGGAGATGATGTTGCCAGCCAAAGTACTAATAGAGAAGCTGAACGAAGTAATACTCATAGAAGTTTGTTTTCAGTTGAATCTGATGATACAGACACAGAAAACGAAAGAAGAGACACAGCAGGAGCAGTTGGTGGTGTTGCTGCCACCTTGCCTCAAAAAGTCCCTCCTGCAACAGCAATAGAAGCAACAGTGGGAGCGTGTGGGAGTTCctctgctcagggcagcagtaGCAGCACCACGGATGGTGGAAGAGAAGTGACAAGTGTAGAGCCCCCAAGCACAAGTCCCGCACGCCACCAGCTCTCGAGCGCACTAAGCCGTATGACTCAAGGCTTACGCTGGGTACGCTTTACTTTAGGGAGATCAAGCTCAGTGAATCAGAACCAAAGTCCTTTGAGACAGCTTGATAATGGGGTAAGTGGAAGAGAAGAGGATGATGATGTTGAAATGTTAATTCCAGTCTCTGATGTAGCATCAGACTTTGACATGAATGACTGTTCAAGACCTCTACTTGATCTCAGCTCAGATCAAGGACCAGGGCTTAGACAGCCTTACAGTGCAGCACATCACAGTGTAAGGTCATGCAGTCGAGATGGCCCCTGTGAGAGCTGTGGCATCGTACACACTGCCCAGATACCCGACACTTGCTTAGAGGCAACAGTGAAAAATGAAACTAGTGACGATGAGGCATTATTACTCTGCTAG